agaacttattcaccatgtaagaacttgttcaccatgtaagaacttgttcgttatgcttcagaagattggagactgttgagagttaggcttggggttgattaatgattgtgcattgtcccctatacagaattttattgttgtaaacaaccatttgatcaataaatatgagaagtgccctctcaaaaaaaaatagggGAACATAAAATGAATTTTCTAAATACAACTCATAAGGTAGAGACTGTGCTCAAGAAAATAAATCAGGGGAATGTTAGAAATGCAATAAGTAAATAGGGAAATGAGTGAAAGAAATATTTAGACTAGGAATAGAAACTTTAATTGTCAAATTAAATGCTGAAGTTTGAAATTGACCAACTGTAAAAATAGTGAAACTATACAACCAATGGAGAAATAACATAAAGGGTGGAGAAGAACAACtgttaattaataaaataatacagttGTATGTGAGTTATAAGTTTGAGAGGAATGATGGATGGATAAACATGATATTGTTGCTTCTGTGTGCATTATGTTTACATCTCTGTCCATGTTTATATATGTCTCTGTCTCTATTTTAATCACTACATATTTCTCGGTTTTCTTGCTAACTCAGTATAGCCTGTATTCCCAGAAGTTGAAGCGTTTGCTTAGAGAGCTTGGGGACTTCAGAATCTATACGAGCACCAGCATttagggcagaggcagagaaacggacagcagaaagaaagaaatggaaaaggtgGATGGTTTATATCAAAGGAATTGAGCAGCAAACCTGAACACGAGGTGACATTCTGCCCTCCCCCTGCAGGCTACTTGGCGGTGCCTGCAGGCAGTTTGGGAAGTCACTTTTAGGGGCGGGGCCACCGGCATCACAGGGGCGGAGCCCGGGGACTCTGCTCCTCCCCCCACCATGCACAGCGCACCCCACATCATGAACTATCCAGGCCAACATGTCCACAGCTCCGAGGTTAAAGCCCTGTATTAGACTAAAGGGAAAAACCCAGTGGTGTGGGTTGTTAGATGACTATAAATTCACACCACCTATTATTTTTAGCAATCAAAATGCATTCACACTTCTGCAGGTCCTCAAGTGCTAAGGAAAGAGTGGGGAGTAAAGGgtgctttgtttcatttttagggTGAATGGGACATGCCAAAGTCATACACTGGCattaaggaaaacagaaaatggcATATACGAGGCCGACTGTGAGTACATGATCTCTCCCCCTGAGGGTTATCTTCTAGAACCAGGGAACACGTTCAAATTCCTGGTCTTTGCTCTGTGCAACATATCCAGATCTGGAACCCAGACAAAGTCTACTACTCTTTACAAATGCAACGTTGGGAAAGACATTTCCTTTGCCAAGCATTTATTGTCACCCAAAGTCAGGAGAGGAGCCAGGTCTGGAATGGTGCTATGGACAATGCCTTAGAACACGCCCCAGAGCGCTGACCTCACCTGTCCTCAGGATGGGGACAGGCTCAAAGCTACTTAGAATTATACCAATTCTTCCATAAATTTTCCtgtctctcacttaaccaacatGGTCAACTATGCCTTTAActaaaattctttaaatattaagtGTTGTTGATTATGTAATGTGTTTAAGTATGACCTGGTTAATTGAATCCTAAAGATAAGTATGAGAATGTAACTGAATTAATGGTTATATTTGGAAACCAATTTGTACATAATATTGAGCTTTGGTTGAAAGCAATGAGGGTGTTTAGGGCTGACTTTGATCTCTATAGTTTAAAATAACTGCATGTAATCTTCAAACATCAATACTGTAATATTCAGTGACTTCTGAATTCAAAATTCTTAGAAGTTTGATCTTTATGGGGAAAAATGCATAATGTAATGTAAACTTGTTctgatgaattttattttaaagattaatacTCAGCAACAAGTTCTAACTGGAATATAATTACAGAATACATGTGTCTTCTATATCCTGATACCCAAATACTAGTTCTCTTACTCCGTATTTTACAAGGAAATGGTATGTTTTAATTATGTCCCAGCCTATAATTCAAAATCACTGAAATTTTTATGTGTAAGTTTATAGAATTGCTTTTCAATAAGGGATGTAGTGGATTTCTGGGTTGCAAAATTCCTGAAACGTAACATCAGCTCTCATGGGCTGGTAAGAGAAGGATCCTTTCTACAGCCTGTCATATACCTACAAGTACTACAGGAAGGCATGTTGCCATCACCCACAACTGTTCATATTTGGGGATATCTAAGAGCATCTATACATTGGTTCCTTTCCTAACAGGTCCTAACACTGTGTGAGGACATTAATGATAAATTACTGATGAAGGTCATAATCATTATGTAAAAACTAAGACGAGTTAAGAGGAAATTACAAATGTTAATCACAATGATTTTTGGAATTTCTTTTCGTCCTATCACAGTCCAGGGTAAAACCCATCTCCAGGTGAGTTTTTCGCTGCGGGACATCTTGAAAATATATGGTGATCATACTACTGCAGACGGAAAGAAGACGGTGTTCACTGAGCTCCTTGGTGGGTACTGCTGCCGGGACGGGGgactgggagggaggcagggaccaCACCCTGTAGCTTTGACCTAGGCAGGTCCATTCAGAAACAGGAAGGGATCTAATGGACATCTCTTCTGCATGATCTGCTACAAAATACAGTGAAAAGACGGGACATCAGCAAAGAGGAATATGAGGAATTCAAAGTCTTCACTGAGTCCAAGGGTATTACAGCAGAAAACATTCTAGAAGTCATCAAAGAAGGTAAAGTCCTTGAGTATAACATTTTTCTGGATGAGCAGATCCCCAATGAGATTCTTGGTTCAAATTTCCTCTTGCCACAACCACCTTTTATAAAGGCTGGTGTGAAATAATACATAATATTGAGAAACTTCAGGGACCAACCTCACCCCTGTCATTCTCTTCCACAGACACCTGTCCTCTGACCATCGGTTAGGTGAGTAGATGTGGTAAGATGTGCCATGATTTTCTTGGTAGATAAAGACTTTGGTGTTGGGGGTTTCTGCTTTAACTACTGATGACAAATGAATCCTACCTTGTGACTGGCAATGGCTAAGTCTTAGGATTTGGAGCAATATGcagttttaaaaatccaaacaaaaaaaataacactGAACAAGAGTCTACAGTgggattctggaaggacaaaGGGGAAAATCTGGGGAGGCAGTGAACTGAGAAATATGATAAAGTCGGGAGAATTTCATTGTGAACAGAGTATCCTGTGCTCACATGTCTTTTACAATTATATGTAAGAATTAAAGAGTATGAAGTGACACAGGCGTCCACGGTATGTCATTCCCATGCCATGCAGCCATGATTAGGTACCTTAGGAAGCCTGCACACAGGTCCACATACAGATGACTCACAATAATTGCATTCTAAAGAACACTCTACACAGACTCCTGTGTGCACCAGGGTGTCACATATGCACATGATATTTGTGACATGCGTCCCTAGGAAAATTCCTTCACTGTCCTCTCCAGAAACTGCATGGATCTTTCCTTTGTCACTCCCACCAAAATCATACCATCAGCTCACCTATGTTATTATATGTTTTTTCTACATGCAAAGTGGATAATGGCCCCAACGATATAAGCATCATCGTCCCAATGAACAGACTCATCGCCGTGAAGAGAAAATCACCTTTTCTGTCAAGTCATAATTTCTTCTTTCCTAGGAAACCATCTTGGCCTCCAAGCTTTCCCCCAGTCACCCTCTAAACGCTCTCTGTTACTAGATTGCTAAGTGATTGAATAAACTGATTTATGCACACTCCTATTGTCTGTAAAGAGAGATACCGTATTTGTATCGCACAGAAAGAACCGACACACAATTGTCCAGAAAAACCGGGTCGACAGTGAGCCAGATCAGTCTGTTTAGCATGAATTGTTCATTCCCTGGGAGTGTCTTGGTGAGAAGGGAAAATGGGAGGTACGGTGATACAGGTGGTTCTTTTATGATGTGACATAAATTTCCCACCGATGCCACGACACAGGTGGGAGAGGGTGCTCGGACTACAGAAAAGGGGCTTGGGCTTGGTCTCCtgacacaaaaacacacacatctcAGTAACGGCTTTGAGCCTCAGGAAAACCAACACACAGTGATCTGATGTAACAGAGGGGGATGAAACAgcacttttgaaggaaaagcattAATACTGATAAGAAGGAGCAAGCCTCTAGGCAGGGAATATAGGGTCCAATGAGAAGTCGGGAGAAGGACTTGGAAATGATAACAAGGCTTTTAAACAAGAAGGATTTGGAACGAATATAAAGTGCAGGGGGGACATTTAATGAGACAAAGCAACTACGGAAGGATGCAATATCATTAAATTCAATGATGTCTTACCAGTTACCTAGCTTCATGGAGGATGGACTGAAGTTCATGAATGTTGACACACACAGACCTGCGATGGTCTTTCCCCACTGTTACATCTCTGGCCCTGAAACCCTGCACAGGGGAGTGTGTTCTTCATGGCTGTGTGGTTCTCTGCAACATCCTCACTTTCTCTCATCTGTTTCATGACTTTAACATGCAACAGCAGATGAAATATTTAGAGGTCAATTTGCAGAGACGGTGCCTCACATATATGACTCCAGCTAATGTTCCAGGTGGTAAGACAGGTGTGTAACATGGGTCATAGTGCTTCAAAAGCTTGAGGCCCTTGCATCAGCAATTCATACATGACGACAAGTGAAAAATCCACAGTCATGCAAACAGAAATAAGGAATCACTAAACAGGGTTGGTTAGCTTTTAGAGTCTGCTTAAGTATTAAGGGAAAATACCCACTTCTGCTCCCAATCAACAGAAACAAAAgatgaaatatatgaaatacacTCATGTCCACATGAGAAACCTACCCATGGACAGCCCTGAGATGTTTGCTTATAAGTAAATGTGGGTTCATTCTTCAATATTTCACATACTAGGGGATGATAAGCACCATCGCTGGTTCACGATAGATATGGGTCCAAGGTGTAGAAATGGCCATCTGAGCGAGGGAAAAAACCCCAAAGGGGGTGCAATACAAACATAAGTTGTCAAGTCTTGTCTCCTTATGCCTGAGTCTGCAGAATCACAAAATATCTCAAGGATACTCTGCTATTATTTCTCATGAGTGGTTAAGTATCTCATGAGTATGTGTCCAAGAGATAGACCTCTGAGACGTGTCCATGAATATGCATTCATCAGTATTTCAATGGACATATATGGGACAGATCCATAGAACACTAATCAGTGGTAAAATGAAACAGCCTCTATGAGCAACAGTATAGCCACTATCACAATAATCCTGAGTGAAAGAGGCccaaaggcacacacacacacacacacacacacacacacacagtatcctTTAAATAGCTCTATGTATTACGATCTGTCACTTATTCTAAATGTCAAATATACAGACCAACTTAAACTTCCCTGAAACCTACTCTCATTATTAAAACAACAGTATGCCATTAAACCTCATCATTGCCAAACAGGATAAGAAGACTTCACGTGTAAACACGGTCTCCTGATTCACAACCACTGGCTCATTACGTGTCACGCCCACATCCAATCCTATAAGAAGCGGCACAGACAGAGATGCTGTCCAACACCGGGCACTCTCCCAGCTTCTGCAGAAGGACAACGGGCACAGTCAAGATGCGGGCTCTGCTGCTGACCCTCTTATTCGGTCTGGTTTGTGCAAACCACGAACCTGCATCTGAGGACGATTACCCGTCAGTAGCCAGGATCCAGTCATCTGGGTGGAAGTCTTCATATTGTGTACGTTTGTTTCTCGCTCTTTTGTTTGTATGACTGCATCAGGTTTAATGCACACATTGGTCTATGCCTCTCCATAAGGATTAAATAAACCCTCTCTTTCagctatttatatttttacatttaatttgcaggtgaaaaaaaaacatgtatgtaCCAAAGTTATAGCTATGAGTTGCCATGGAACTCCAAGGCAAGATTATAGCTGTTTCAAGAAGTTCTGAGTCCATGCTTTACTTGGAATATGTATTGTTCTTTCATTTCATATCATTCTACTAGGTAGGGACTAGAAACCTACAGTGCTTGCTAAAAAtcacatttgctttttcttttgagGTAAAATAGGACCAATGGCAATGATTGGTCAGAGGAAAGATAAAAAGATTGACCCACGTTTCTTAAAGGGACTTTCTCTTCTAGATTCCAGGGGATTGGTACAGTGTGCTAAAAGCAGCGAACGACACTAAGAAGATCACAGAAAATGGCGAACTGAGCTTTTACATCCGTCGGCTTCGATGCAGCGAGGGTTGTGAAAAACTCAACATTGATTTCTATACCAAGTAAGAAAAATTTGCCTGGCTTAATGCGATAAAATTTTTGACTTCTGACTTGCTTCTGGTCCACTTTCAAATTTGCAGGGAAATGTCAGTATTATGTTCAAGAATTTGAGGCTCTGAAGTTCATTCATCGAATGGTGTTCTCAGTTTGGTGTACTGCCCTTGGCTTCAGCCCCCTGTGCAAGCATGTAGCCTTGTCTTAGTGGCATCAGAGTTGGGCTGCTCTGTTGGGAGTGTATCATTCAGAAACAGAGCTAGGAAGGCTGTCAGGAAAGAACCTTGTCCTCAAAGTATGAAAGTCATGGCCATGGCAGTCCTGCTTCTAGAACCAGTGTGTCTTCATCTCCAGACTCTTTGCACATACTGGAACCAGATTCTGTAATGTTTCTTACAGGGTCTCCTTCAGTGTGAAGGGCTACACACAAAAGATTGTCCACCTGCTGTTTTGCAGACAAGtttcaatcaataaatataaCTCTCATGCAATCAGTACTGTTTATAGAATGTCTACTCTCTTGCAGGCATTCTGCTAAATAAGTGGGTGCAGAAAACCAAGTTGAAACAAACTCAACTGTGTTCTGGGCCATTTCTCATGTCAAAAATATGAgttttatttgtgttgtgtggGGGATTAGCATGGATGTAGGCttttaaataaaggaatataACATTTGTTTTCCAAACACCAGTCGTCTAGAAACTCTTATGGTAAGACTGTGTTCAGGACAATAATTCAGGAGAATTTTGACCATGGTATAAGTATACATAGGTATGGGGGgagaaacattttaagaaaaatttagaCTAGGAATAGTTTAACTCTCAATTTAAATGCAACAGTTTGAACTTATCCATCTGTTCAAATGGAAGAGGAGCAGCCACTAGACCAAAGTAGAGAATAACAGACtgtagagaaaaatatatatttaagtaacAATAACAAAGTTGTATGTCAGCTGTAAGTTCAGGATGTGAATGATGGATTTATAATCACCAGATCA
This DNA window, taken from Manis pentadactyla isolate mManPen7 chromosome X, mManPen7.hap1, whole genome shotgun sequence, encodes the following:
- the LOC130681851 gene encoding female-specific lacrimal gland protein-like — protein: MHVLLLTLVLGLVCADQEPTSGNHQPWTLGINLFAISGDWYSGLKAADDVNMIRENGPLRIYVRRLQCSDICETINADFYSKVNGTCQSHTLALRKTENGIYEADFQGKTHLQVSFSLRDILKIYGDHTTADGKKTVFTELLVKRRDISKEEYEEFKVFTESKGITAENILEVIKEDTCPLTIG
- the LOC118935965 gene encoding lipocalin Cav p 2.0101-like, yielding MLSNTGHSPSFCRRTTGTVKMRALLLTLLFGLVCANHEPASEDDYPSVARIQSSGWKSSYCIPGDWYSVLKAANDTKKITENGELSFYIRRLRCSEGCEKLNIDFYTKVNGICQTHSIESTKRENDTYEVDFKGKISLKFTVTSRGILLIYAEHTDAHGKKTVVTELLAKVPQVKKREYDNFKNFSQKKGITEEKIEDVTVTDTCPLIFH